CACCAGCAGGACTCCGCCCGGGTTCAGGGCATGATACGCCTTGCGCACTATGGCGCGGCAATCCTCGGGAGAAAACACGTTCAACTCGCCGAAAAGCATGCATGCCAGATCATGACCACTGCCGAAATCCAGTTCGCGGACATCACCGAGCCGAAACCGGACCTGTCCGGGACGTCGGAAATGCGCTTCGGCGTACTTGATGGAAGCCGGACCGAAATCCAGCCCGGTGTAGGCATGGCCGGCATCGGCAAGCCCGGACGCATACAGTCCCGGGCCGCATCCCAGATCCAGGACATGACCGGGCTGCGCACCAAGGGCGCGTTCGTGCAGCCACCGCACCTGCGCAGCTATTCGGACGCGGCTTCTGCTGGCAAGTTCGTGGTCCTGCGTCAGATGCTCGCGCAGCATGCGCCTGCTGAACGCGGGATCATTCCACGGAATCTTGTGATTCTCCCCCCAGGGATCGGAAAAATCAGGGGCCTGATTCAATAGGGAAACAAGAGAAGTGTCAGTCATGGGACCATCCTTTCTTCCGGCAGGGCCGGAAACTCGAATACGAGAAAAATGACGAACGGGAACACCCGTCGCCGTACAGGGTCGAATCGTGCGGCCCTCTCGGAAAACAGGGCCAGGGAAAGGCTAGTCGCGCATGATGCTCCCTCCTATCCGCAAGACGGGAAACACGTCAAGGCATTCCGGATTCCGCCCGGAAAAAAGCGGTCCCGGCCGCAGGATGCGACCGGGACCTGAAGGACGGTGATGGCTGTGATATGTTCGGCTACAGGATGGGCAGGTACTTGTCGAGTTCGTACTCGGTGACCTGAGTGCGGTATTCGTCCCATTCCGCAAGCTTGTTCTCGACCAGGGCGGAGTGCAGGTGATCGCCCAGCACTTCCTTCATGAACTTGGACTTCTTCAGGGTCATGGCCGCCTCGTACAGGGAGCCGGGCAGGGACTTGATCTTGTTGCGCTTGAGCTGGCGCTCGTTCATGTCGAAGATGTCCTCTTCCACGGGCTCGACCAGCTTGTAGCCCTCTTCCATGCCCTTGAGGCCGGAAGCGATCTGCACGGCCCAGGCAAGGTACGGGTTGGCAGCCGGATCCGGGCAGCGCAGTTCCATGCGGGTCGCAGCTTCCTTGCCGGGCTTGTACATGGGCACACGCACCAGAGCGGAGCGGTTGCGGCGGGCCCACGCGATGTACACCGGAGCCTCGTAGCCGGGCACCAGACGCTTGTAGGAGTTGACCCACTGGTTGGTGACGCACACGAACTCGGGCGCGTGCTTCAGAATGCCGGCGATGTAGCTCTTGCCCTCGGCGGACAGGTTGAACTCGTCGTTGGCATCGTAGAAAACGTTCTTGCCGTTCTTGAACAGGGACTGGTGCACGTGCATGCCGGAACCGTTCTCGCCGAAGATGGGCTTGGGCATGAAGGTGGCGTAGCAGCCGTGCTTGCGGGCGACTTCCTTGACCACCACGCGGTAGGTCATGGCCACGTCCGCCATTTTCAGGGCTTCGGCATAGCGCAGGTCGATCTCGTGCTGGGACGGGGCAACCTCGTGGTGGGAATATTCCACCTGAATGCCCATGCCTTCCAGAGCAAAAATGATCTCGCGGCGAATGTTGTTGCCCAGATCGAGCGGCGGAGCATCGAAGTAGCCGCCGTGATCCAGAATCTCGGTGTCGGTGTCGTCCGCGAACAGGAAGAATTCCAGCTCGGGTCCGAGATAGGCGGTGTGGCCCTTCTCGGCAGCCTGGGCCAGAACCTTTTTCAGGATGTAGCGGGAGTCGGCCGCGAACGGGGAGCCGTCCGGGTTGACCACGTCGCAGAACATGCGCGCCACGGGACGCTCGGTGGGCCGCCAGGAGCAGATCTGGAACGTGGTGGGATCGGGCATGGCCACCATGTCGGATTCGTCGATGCGGCAGAAGCCGAGGATGGAGGAACCGTCAAAGCCCATGCCTTCCTCGAACGAGGCTTCCAGCTCGTTGGGCGTGATCTGGAAGCTCTTGAGCGTACCCAGAATGTCCACGAACCAGTACTGAATGAAGCTGACATTGTAGTCCTTGACAGCCTTCATCACGTCATCGGCGTTCTTGCAGTTGAAAACAGGGATGTCCATGTATTTTCCTCCCAAAATAGGTTTTTGACGCCAGTCTGTTAACTCCCAACGATCTGCCCTACTAACAACCCTCGTGCCAAAAAATGAATATCCTTGCATGACGGGCTGTTACGCTCACAGGCTATTCTGTATAGCCATTTTTTCGCGGTAAATTATAACATTTTTCGCAAAAGCAAGCGCGACAAGAGGTTACAGACCGACACATTTTTGTCAAGACTTTGCTAACTTTTGTAATTATAAACTAAAATATGATTACATTAATGTAATTTTCTGCCCATTTTCTCCAGTGTATCAACGCAATCAGGGTCCAAACAGGCCAATTTCGCCAATTTTGCCGCCTCCACGGCACGCAGGTATTCACATCTGGTCACAATCCGATCCAACCCGGAAATTTCGCCTGCGCGGCCACAGGGGCGATACTGCCCCATGATGTTGACGTGTACGCCCGGAGAAAGCCCGGACAGGAAGCGCATCCAGTCTTTTGTGCCTGCCAGATCGTCCGGCAGGACCAGATGCCGCACCAGCAGGCCACGCATGGCAACCCCGTCCGAATCCGTTGCCAGCCGCCCCACCTGCCGGAACATCTCGCGCACTGCGGCGCGCGCCCGCTCCGGGTAGTCCTCGGCCAGCAGGAACTCCCCGGCGACATGCCGGGACCACACCTTCACGTCCGGCATGTAGACGTCGATCACGCCGTCCAGCAGTTCGAGCGTCTCCACGGTGTCATACGCACCGGTGTTGTAGACCAGCGGCAGACGCAGCCCGTGATCCGCGGCAATGGGCAGGGCTTCCAGTATCTGCGGCACCACATGGGACGGGGTCACGAAGTTGATGTTGTGGCAGCCCTGCTTCTGGAGTTCGAGCATGACCCCGGCCAATTCCGCCGGGGTTGCAGGAAGCCCCGCGTCCGGCTCGTGACTGATGTCATGGTTCTGGCAGAACACGCACCCCAGATTGCACCCGGCGAAAAACACCGTGCCCGAACCGCGTTCGCCCACCAGCACGGCTTCCTCTCCGAAATGGGGGTTGAACGCGGCCACCACGGCCTTTCGGCCCACTCCGCAGAAACCGACCTGTCCGGCGGTCCGGTCCGCGCCACACAGCCGGGGGCAGAGGTCGCACGAAGCAAGCCGCTCCACGGCGCGACGGGCGCGCTCGGCCAGTTCGCCGGATCGATGCAGGGCCAGATAGGCGGGAAACATGTTCCGACAGTACGCGGGCAGCAGAAAAAGGACAACGACGGCCTGAAAAAATCATGTTCCGGTCGTCCGCCCGTCCCGACCATTCACCGAACCGGACCGCCCCGTCCGAATCCGCCTTCCGGAGCAGGCCGGAGAAAGGTCCGAACCGGCAGACACTGCCGACTGGCAGGGATTCCCCCCTGACGAAACAGCCCCTTGCCCACATGCCGGTGAATGCCGTTCGCCGTTCACCGGCCGGATTGAAACCGTTCACGGAAAAATGATGCCTGTTGCAAACCTGTCTCGGATAGAGGATAACGGTCTATGAGTGGCATTCCCGTTTTTCACCGGGGGGATTGCGGCCCGCCGGGACCATGAAGCGGTTTTTTCGGAATACCGACGGAATCAGATCAAGGGAGCGAACATGAGTGAAGAGAAAAAGATCGAAAGCATGATGAAGGAGGGAAGGCTCTTTCAACCCGACGAATCCATGCAGCCACAGGCATGGGTCAAGAGCATGGACGAATACGAGGCCGCATACACGCGGGCCGAGCAGGATCCCGAAGGCTTCTGGTCCGACCGGGCAAGGGAACTGGTCACGTGGTTCTCGGACTGGGACAAAACGCTGGAATACGATTTCCACAAGCCCGAGGTGAAATGGTTTCAGGGCGGCAGGACCAACGTGGCCTACAACTGCCTCGACCGCCATCTGGAGAACGGGCGGCGCAACAAGGCGGCCATCATCTGGCAGGGCGAGCCCGAGGAGGACGTGCGCGTCTACACCTATCAGATGCTGCACACCGAGGTGTGCCGGTTTGCCAACGTGCTGCGCAAGAAGGGCGTGAAGCGCGGGGATCGCGTTTCCCTGTACATGCCCATGATTCCGGAACTGGCCATTGCCATGCTGGCCTGCACCCGCATCGGCGCGCTGCATTCCATCGTGTTCGCGGGCTTCTCGGCCATTGCGCTCCAGTCCCGGATTCAGGACTGCGAGGCAAAGGTGCTGGTCACGGCGGACGCAGTGCTGCGCGCAGGCAAGACCATTCCCCTGAAGAAGAACGCGGACGAGGCCCTGACCGGCTGCCCGAGCGTGGAGCAGGTCGTCGTGGTCAATCGCGGCAATCTGGACGTGGACATGGTGGAAGGCCGGGACAACTGGTGGCATGACGAAATCGCGGCCGACGACATCACTGCGGACTGCCCGTACGAGGAAATGGACGC
Above is a window of Pseudodesulfovibrio tunisiensis DNA encoding:
- a CDS encoding class I SAM-dependent methyltransferase, with product MTDTSLVSLLNQAPDFSDPWGENHKIPWNDPAFSRRMLREHLTQDHELASRSRVRIAAQVRWLHERALGAQPGHVLDLGCGPGLYASGLADAGHAYTGLDFGPASIKYAEAHFRRPGQVRFRLGDVRELDFGSGHDLACMLFGELNVFSPEDCRAIVRKAYHALNPGGVLLVEVHSPDAVRDSGRGESWQACESGLFSDSPYLCLTRNHWSESLRVARQTFHVIEIGTRALSTHHSTMQAYSRREYDDLLINAGFHDPRLRESWPGGHAGLWLLSAVR
- a CDS encoding glutamine synthetase family protein encodes the protein MDIPVFNCKNADDVMKAVKDYNVSFIQYWFVDILGTLKSFQITPNELEASFEEGMGFDGSSILGFCRIDESDMVAMPDPTTFQICSWRPTERPVARMFCDVVNPDGSPFAADSRYILKKVLAQAAEKGHTAYLGPELEFFLFADDTDTEILDHGGYFDAPPLDLGNNIRREIIFALEGMGIQVEYSHHEVAPSQHEIDLRYAEALKMADVAMTYRVVVKEVARKHGCYATFMPKPIFGENGSGMHVHQSLFKNGKNVFYDANDEFNLSAEGKSYIAGILKHAPEFVCVTNQWVNSYKRLVPGYEAPVYIAWARRNRSALVRVPMYKPGKEAATRMELRCPDPAANPYLAWAVQIASGLKGMEEGYKLVEPVEEDIFDMNERQLKRNKIKSLPGSLYEAAMTLKKSKFMKEVLGDHLHSALVENKLAEWDEYRTQVTEYELDKYLPIL
- a CDS encoding radical SAM protein, which encodes MFPAYLALHRSGELAERARRAVERLASCDLCPRLCGADRTAGQVGFCGVGRKAVVAAFNPHFGEEAVLVGERGSGTVFFAGCNLGCVFCQNHDISHEPDAGLPATPAELAGVMLELQKQGCHNINFVTPSHVVPQILEALPIAADHGLRLPLVYNTGAYDTVETLELLDGVIDVYMPDVKVWSRHVAGEFLLAEDYPERARAAVREMFRQVGRLATDSDGVAMRGLLVRHLVLPDDLAGTKDWMRFLSGLSPGVHVNIMGQYRPCGRAGEISGLDRIVTRCEYLRAVEAAKLAKLACLDPDCVDTLEKMGRKLH